A single window of Streptomyces xanthii DNA harbors:
- a CDS encoding TetR/AcrR family transcriptional regulator, translating to MDPVTTTPSFSDQSARSLRRTPVQRRSAERLTRILDACAGLLDECGYEELSTRAVALRADVPIGSVYRFFSNKRALVDALAQRNLEHYAQRVTERLGGITAGDWRAAMDAFLDEYVAMKRTAPGFSLVDFGTQIPVGDPASDPNHRVAGTFTDLIAPHLDREPDDDLRRVFLVAVEAADSLVRLAFRIDPAGDERIIAEVRLLLHAYMAESLDPGRPRTPRTPRAKL from the coding sequence ATGGACCCCGTGACCACGACGCCCTCCTTCAGCGATCAGTCGGCACGTTCCCTGCGCCGCACCCCCGTCCAGCGGCGCAGCGCCGAGCGGCTCACCAGGATCCTCGACGCCTGCGCCGGGCTCCTCGACGAATGCGGCTACGAGGAGCTGAGCACGCGGGCCGTCGCCCTGCGCGCGGACGTCCCCATCGGCTCCGTCTACCGCTTCTTCAGCAACAAGCGCGCCCTCGTCGACGCCCTCGCTCAGCGCAACCTGGAGCACTACGCGCAGCGGGTCACCGAGCGGCTCGGCGGCATCACGGCGGGCGACTGGCGCGCCGCGATGGACGCCTTCCTCGACGAGTACGTGGCCATGAAGCGCACCGCGCCCGGCTTCTCGCTCGTCGACTTCGGCACCCAGATCCCGGTCGGCGACCCGGCCTCCGACCCCAACCACCGGGTCGCCGGCACCTTCACCGACCTGATCGCCCCGCACCTGGACCGCGAGCCCGACGACGACCTGCGCCGCGTGTTCCTCGTCGCCGTCGAGGCCGCCGACTCGCTCGTGCGCCTCGCCTTCCGGATCGACCCCGCGGGCGACGAGCGGATCATCGCCGAGGTCCGCCTGCTCCTGCACGCCTACATGGCCGAATCCCTCGACCCGGGCCGCCCGCGCACCCCCCGTACACCACGCGCAAAGCTGTGA
- a CDS encoding CitMHS family transporter, which yields MLTILGFVMIATFLVLIMMKKVSPIAALVLIPALFCVLVGKGAHLGDYVIAGIGDLAPTAAMLMFAIVYFGVMIDVGLFDPIVRAILKFAKADPVRIVVGTAVLAAIVSLDGDGSTTFMITVSAMYPLYKRLKMSLVVMTGVAATANGVMNTLPWGGPTARAATALKLDASDIFVPMIPALAVGLLAVFALAYVLGRRERKRLGFLSLDEVTETVTETADEKVLVGAGSGTGSGKKATGGGDHSAPSYENEEGETFAGLDPNRATLRPKLYWFNALLTVTLLTAMIMEWLPIPVLFLLGAALALTVNFPHMPDQKARIGAHAENVLNVAGMVFAAAVFTGVLQGTGMVDHMAKWVVSGIPDWMGPHMALVTGVLSIPFTYFMSNDGFYFGILPVLSEAGAAHGVSSLEIARASLVGQPLHMSSPLVPAVYVLVGMAKVEFGDHTRFTVKWAALTALVVLAAGLLFGIL from the coding sequence ATGCTGACAATCCTCGGATTCGTCATGATCGCCACCTTCCTGGTGCTGATCATGATGAAGAAGGTGTCGCCGATCGCGGCGCTCGTGCTCATCCCCGCGCTGTTCTGTGTGCTGGTCGGCAAGGGCGCCCATCTCGGCGACTACGTCATCGCCGGCATCGGCGACCTGGCGCCCACCGCGGCGATGCTCATGTTCGCGATCGTCTACTTCGGCGTCATGATCGACGTCGGCCTCTTCGACCCGATCGTGCGCGCCATCCTGAAGTTCGCCAAGGCGGACCCGGTGCGGATCGTCGTCGGTACGGCCGTGCTCGCCGCGATCGTCTCCCTCGACGGCGACGGCTCCACCACCTTCATGATCACCGTCTCGGCGATGTACCCGCTGTACAAGCGCCTCAAGATGAGCCTCGTCGTGATGACGGGTGTCGCCGCCACCGCCAACGGCGTCATGAACACCCTGCCCTGGGGCGGCCCCACCGCCCGCGCCGCCACGGCCCTCAAGCTGGACGCCAGCGACATCTTCGTGCCGATGATCCCGGCCCTCGCGGTCGGTCTCCTCGCCGTGTTCGCCCTCGCGTACGTCCTCGGCCGCCGCGAGCGCAAGCGCCTCGGCTTCCTGTCCCTGGACGAGGTCACCGAGACGGTCACCGAGACCGCCGACGAGAAGGTCCTGGTCGGCGCCGGTTCCGGTACGGGCTCCGGCAAGAAGGCCACCGGCGGCGGCGACCACAGCGCCCCCTCGTACGAGAACGAGGAGGGCGAGACCTTCGCCGGCCTCGACCCGAACCGGGCCACCCTGCGCCCCAAGCTCTACTGGTTCAACGCGCTGCTCACGGTCACCCTGCTCACCGCCATGATCATGGAGTGGCTGCCGATCCCGGTGCTGTTCCTGCTCGGCGCCGCGCTCGCGCTCACCGTGAACTTCCCGCACATGCCCGACCAGAAGGCCCGCATCGGCGCCCACGCCGAGAACGTCCTCAACGTCGCCGGCATGGTCTTCGCCGCCGCCGTCTTCACCGGCGTCCTCCAGGGCACCGGCATGGTCGACCACATGGCCAAGTGGGTCGTCAGCGGCATCCCCGACTGGATGGGCCCGCACATGGCACTCGTCACGGGTGTCCTGTCCATCCCGTTCACGTACTTCATGTCGAACGACGGCTTCTACTTCGGCATCCTGCCGGTCCTCTCCGAGGCGGGCGCCGCGCACGGCGTCTCCTCCCTGGAGATCGCCCGCGCCTCGCTCGTCGGCCAGCCGCTGCACATGTCGAGCCCGCTGGTGCCCGCCGTCTACGTCCTCGTCGGCATGGCCAAGGTCGAGTTCGGCGACCACACCAGGTTCACCGTGAAATGGGCCGCGCTGACCGCCCTCGTGGTCCTCGCCGCCGGCCTCCTCTTCGGGATCCTCTGA
- the hmgA gene encoding homogentisate 1,2-dioxygenase — MNGIEQARKTAQELAYLTGFGNEHGSEAVPGALPVGRNAPQRAPLGLYAEQLSGTAFTEPRAHNRRSWLYRIRPSAAHPEFTRTDNGAVRTAPFTESVPDPNRRRWNPLPEPAPGTDWLAGLWTLGGNGDATQRTGMAVHLYHANAPMDRVFSDADGELLIVPERGGLLLRTEFGLLAARPGEVALIPRGVRFRVELLDESARGYVCENYGAAFQLPDLGPIGANGLANARDFRAPVAAYEDVAGPVEVVNKFCGNLWTATYDHSPLDVVAWHGNHVPYVYDLRRFNVIGTISYDHPDPSIFTVLTSPSDTPGLAGVDFVVFAPRWLVGEDTFRPPYFHRNVMSEYMGLIEGAYDAKAEGFVPGGGSLHNMMSAHGPDRETFDRASAAELKPQKVDDGLAFMFETRWPLTVAAQAAEAEHVQRGYDEVWAGLESNFGRG, encoded by the coding sequence ATGAACGGCATCGAGCAGGCGAGGAAGACGGCCCAGGAGCTCGCGTATCTCACCGGCTTCGGCAACGAGCACGGCTCGGAGGCCGTGCCGGGAGCCCTGCCCGTCGGGCGCAACGCACCGCAGCGCGCCCCGCTCGGCCTGTACGCGGAGCAGTTGAGCGGTACGGCCTTCACCGAGCCCCGCGCGCACAACCGCCGCTCGTGGCTGTACCGGATCCGCCCCTCGGCGGCCCACCCGGAGTTCACGCGGACGGACAACGGGGCGGTGCGCACGGCCCCGTTCACCGAGTCCGTCCCCGACCCCAACCGCCGCCGCTGGAACCCGCTGCCCGAGCCGGCCCCCGGCACGGACTGGCTGGCCGGCCTGTGGACGCTGGGCGGCAACGGCGACGCGACGCAGCGCACCGGCATGGCCGTGCACCTCTACCACGCGAACGCGCCGATGGACCGGGTGTTCAGCGACGCCGACGGCGAGCTGCTGATCGTCCCGGAGCGCGGCGGGCTGCTGCTGCGCACGGAGTTCGGCCTGCTCGCGGCGCGTCCGGGCGAGGTCGCGCTGATCCCGCGCGGGGTCCGCTTCCGCGTGGAGCTGCTCGACGAGAGCGCCCGCGGGTACGTGTGCGAGAACTACGGCGCGGCGTTCCAGCTCCCCGACCTCGGCCCGATCGGGGCCAACGGACTGGCGAACGCACGGGACTTCAGGGCGCCGGTCGCCGCATACGAGGACGTCGCGGGCCCGGTCGAGGTGGTCAACAAGTTCTGCGGCAACCTCTGGACGGCCACGTACGACCACTCCCCGCTCGACGTCGTCGCCTGGCACGGCAACCACGTCCCGTACGTGTACGACCTGCGGCGCTTCAACGTCATCGGGACGATCTCCTACGACCACCCGGACCCGTCGATCTTCACGGTGCTGACGTCCCCGTCGGACACCCCGGGGCTCGCGGGCGTCGACTTCGTGGTGTTCGCCCCGCGCTGGCTGGTGGGCGAGGACACGTTCCGTCCGCCGTACTTCCACCGGAACGTGATGAGCGAGTACATGGGGCTCATCGAGGGCGCGTACGACGCGAAGGCGGAGGGCTTCGTGCCCGGGGGCGGCTCGCTGCACAACATGATGTCGGCGCACGGCCCCGACCGGGAGACCTTCGACCGCGCCAGCGCGGCCGAGCTGAAGCCGCAGAAGGTCGACGACGGCCTGGCCTTCATGTTCGAGACCCGCTGGCCGCTGACGGTCGCCGCGCAGGCTGCGGAGGCGGAGCATGTGCAGCGCGGGTACGACGAGGTGTGGGCCGGGCTGGAGTCGAACTTCGGCCGCGGCTGA
- a CDS encoding right-handed parallel beta-helix repeat-containing protein, producing the protein MPWIRRLLVVLVALCAALAATPAAQAHEERPVKLPDGSGSVPVHRDGPPDLLVCKKDRADFERRVAGFPAGLRKKNLDLFARCQDQGFRHLQAAVDAVDRPGMNIAILPGLYEEEPSRPKPTGACTRLKARNSQLGYQILSYAQQKRCPHNQNLVAILGKKNLQIEGTGQSRLDVVIDAKYTKLNAIRADGSDGVYFKNFTAQRTTFNSLYVLAGDGFVIDDVLTRWNDEYGFLTFASDHGLYKNCESYGNGDSGIYPGSASNINNGRGYDVPRYSIEITGCRSHHNMVGYSGTAGDSVYAHDNEFDHNMGGASMDSAFPGHPGLPQNHARFERNDIHDNNANYYPYVADGTCAKDPVDRGYEDGVVCPQISMPPGTGIITAGGNWNRYENNWVYGHDRAAFFLSAVPAFIRGESAWSKQTDTSHHNRYAGNKLGVDKQGRSRPNATDVWWDGQGGGNCWQGSAGAATPRALPTCGTKRGDVSGGSDRLVGEPSKLAALLVCADYNVQARRLPAGCDWYGARGIERIEVQLALGVAVVLTLVGGVLWWRRLRSHRWATVACAAGLAGLALDVAGSTMGLQSGYLPAAALLLTGAWWTAVGLVLRRERPWFGWVTVALGALTLLDAFDKAVVMLPWIPLSPAWIRGLLGVVWVLWAVVAASRQDTAARPETPEVLTEVRA; encoded by the coding sequence ATGCCCTGGATCCGAAGGCTCCTCGTCGTCCTGGTCGCGCTCTGCGCGGCGCTCGCCGCAACTCCCGCCGCCCAGGCGCACGAGGAACGGCCGGTGAAGCTGCCCGACGGGTCGGGCAGCGTGCCCGTCCACCGCGACGGACCGCCCGACCTGCTCGTCTGCAAGAAGGACCGGGCGGACTTCGAACGCCGCGTCGCCGGCTTCCCGGCCGGCCTGCGCAAGAAGAACCTCGACCTCTTCGCGCGCTGCCAAGACCAGGGCTTCCGGCACCTCCAGGCCGCGGTGGACGCCGTCGACCGGCCCGGCATGAACATCGCGATCCTGCCCGGCCTGTACGAGGAGGAGCCCTCGCGGCCGAAGCCCACCGGGGCCTGCACCCGCCTCAAGGCCAGGAACTCCCAGCTGGGCTACCAGATCCTGTCCTACGCCCAGCAGAAGCGCTGCCCGCACAACCAGAACCTCGTCGCGATCCTCGGCAAGAAGAACCTGCAGATCGAGGGCACCGGCCAGTCGCGGCTCGACGTCGTGATCGACGCCAAGTACACCAAGCTCAACGCGATCCGTGCCGACGGCAGCGACGGCGTCTACTTCAAGAACTTCACCGCCCAGCGCACCACCTTCAACTCGCTGTACGTCCTGGCCGGCGACGGCTTCGTCATCGACGACGTCCTGACCCGCTGGAACGACGAGTACGGCTTCCTCACCTTCGCGAGCGACCACGGGCTCTACAAGAACTGCGAGTCCTACGGCAACGGCGACTCCGGCATCTACCCCGGCAGCGCCTCGAACATCAACAACGGCCGCGGCTACGACGTCCCCCGCTACTCCATCGAGATCACCGGCTGCCGCAGCCACCACAACATGGTCGGCTACAGCGGCACCGCCGGAGACTCCGTCTACGCGCACGACAACGAGTTCGACCACAACATGGGCGGCGCCTCCATGGACTCCGCCTTCCCCGGCCACCCCGGACTGCCGCAGAACCACGCCCGGTTCGAGCGCAACGACATCCACGACAACAACGCGAACTACTACCCCTACGTCGCCGACGGCACCTGCGCCAAGGACCCCGTCGACCGCGGCTACGAGGACGGCGTGGTCTGCCCCCAGATCTCCATGCCGCCCGGCACCGGCATCATCACGGCCGGCGGCAACTGGAACCGCTACGAGAACAACTGGGTGTACGGGCACGACCGCGCCGCCTTCTTCCTGAGCGCCGTCCCCGCCTTCATCCGCGGCGAGTCCGCCTGGTCGAAGCAGACGGACACCTCGCACCACAACCGGTACGCGGGCAACAAGCTGGGCGTCGACAAGCAGGGCAGGTCGCGGCCCAACGCCACCGACGTGTGGTGGGACGGCCAGGGCGGGGGCAACTGCTGGCAGGGCTCGGCGGGCGCCGCCACCCCGCGCGCCCTGCCCACCTGCGGGACGAAGCGCGGTGACGTCTCCGGCGGCTCGGACCGGCTCGTCGGCGAACCGTCGAAGCTGGCCGCGCTCCTGGTCTGCGCCGACTACAACGTCCAGGCGCGCCGGCTGCCCGCCGGATGCGACTGGTACGGGGCCCGGGGCATCGAGCGCATCGAGGTGCAGCTCGCCCTCGGCGTCGCGGTCGTGCTGACGCTGGTCGGCGGGGTGCTGTGGTGGCGCCGGCTGCGGTCGCACCGCTGGGCGACGGTGGCGTGCGCCGCGGGACTCGCCGGTCTCGCGCTCGACGTCGCCGGATCGACCATGGGACTCCAGTCCGGCTACCTGCCCGCCGCGGCCCTGCTGCTGACCGGCGCCTGGTGGACGGCCGTCGGGCTCGTCCTGCGGCGCGAACGCCCTTGGTTCGGCTGGGTCACCGTGGCCCTGGGCGCCCTCACTCTCCTCGACGCCTTCGACAAGGCCGTGGTGATGCTGCCGTGGATCCCGCTGAGCCCTGCCTGGATCCGCGGACTGCTCGGCGTCGTGTGGGTCCTGTGGGCCGTGGTGGCCGCCTCCCGGCAGGACACGGCAGCCCGGCCGGAGACCCCCGAGGTGCTGACGGAGGTGCGGGCGTGA